The Wansuia hejianensis genomic interval TTTTTATATTCATACAGATAACCACCTTTCCCTCACTCTGTGCTGCAGGCATTATTCCTGTATACAATGTTTTTTACGAACATTGCCACAATCAACACCAGCCCTGTAACCATCTGCTGCAGATTTGTATTCATCTTTAAAAATGTTAATAACGTTGAAATGCTGGTCATCGCAAAAGCCGCAATCACAACGCCCACGGGAGAGGACACCGCCCCGATGAATTCACAGCCGCCCAGAATAAAGACCGCAATGCTCATCATGCAGAAAGCCCCAGTGCTGCTGTAATCTCCGCTCCCCTGAACGGACGTCATATAGATACCAGACAGGACTACGAATCCCCCCGACAGTACATAGGCTGTAAAGGTGGCCGCCGCCGCCGACCAGCCTGACCGTTCCGTCACCGTCTTGTTGTTCCCCAGGGCATTGAGTACGATCCCGTACTTGGATCTCCGGATCACCCACCAGGCGATCAAAGCTGCCACCGCCCCAACCAGGATGGGACCTGGGATATTCAAGACCGAAAACGTGCAGAATTTTTTCAGCCAGGGCGGACAAATACCGCCGGGAGTCGGAGATACGAGAACCGCAAGCCCTTCCCATATGAAGGAAAAGCCCAGCGTCACTATCACCGCCGGTATCCTTGTCTTCAGGATCAGCAGTCCCATCAGCCCGTAGGACACAATAACGGCCGCCAGATAGACAGCTCCCAGGCCGGCGTTCGCGCTCACCACCGTAGCCACAATCACGTTCACCAGGCCCACCGACATGGAATTGCCCATATCGATCCCGCCGCCGATCGAGATAAACATCTGGCCCAGTGCGGCGAAGATCAGCGGCACCACCGAACTATACAGCAGAGTAATTCCCAGAGGCGTCAGAGCCGCCGGCTGCATGCAACAGATAATTCCATACAGAACGGCGAACGTCACAATAGCGATGAACGCCCGGTTACTCAAAATCCTGCGGACAGGCGCCGGGCTCTTCTCAGGGCCGCCGGATTCCTCTCCCTGCGCTCCCCCGTCTCCTTTTGACTTCCATTCAAATGCAGTCTGTACGATGTTCTGCTCATTAATGGAAGCCCCGGAAAGCTCGCGGACAATTGACCCTTCATGCATGATACAGACCCTGTCACACTGGCACATCTCTGTGTCTTCTGTGCTGAACAGCAATATCGTTTTCTTTTCTTCCTTCGCTTCGCGCATGAACCGGTATATTTCCTGCTTGGTTCCGATATCCACGCCCCGCGTCGGATCATTGAGCAATATGATATCCGCGTCTGTAGCCAGCCCTCTTGCGATCAGAACCTTCTGCGCATTACCGCCGGACAGACTGGTGATCTCGCCGTCCACGCTCTGGGCGCGGATCGAAAACCTGTCAAACCAGTGCTGGGCGAATGCTTTCATTTTCTGCGGAAATACCAGCCCTTTCGGCGCTATGATATCATAGCTGGCCACTGACATA includes:
- a CDS encoding ATP-binding cassette domain-containing protein: MDQNAGKRMDVYLELSDICKNFGITKAINHSDFVVRLGMITGLIGPNGAGKSTMMKIITGVYSQDGGTVKFPTLKDGGGKYDTNSARDKGIYCAYQELSLCTNLRVYENFLLCTMSHTPFGKRGFRTRARAEAKELLDQVFPGNGIHVNSLTSELTMVQRQMVEICKAAAHENLKVLLLDEPTSFLPTERIGQLHSYLKKLCADKNIAIIYISHKLDEVEQICETVNVMKNGVNTEISDMQNVTKEKMIQLMGGEESLSHRPEKAVSRAKEEILLEIKDYSGKNLHHINLQIRKGEIIGISGLDGGGQADLLRAIYRLVNGRKLPDTKDMKISYVSGDRGKEGILPYWTIGENMSVASYDIIAPKGLVFPQKMKAFAQHWFDRFSIRAQSVDGEITSLSGGNAQKVLIARGLATDADIILLNDPTRGVDIGTKQEIYRFMREAKEEKKTILLFSTEDTEMCQCDRVCIMHEGSIVRELSGASINEQNIVQTAFEWKSKGDGGAQGEESGGPEKSPAPVRRILSNRAFIAIVTFAVLYGIICCMQPAALTPLGITLLYSSVVPLIFAALGQMFISIGGGIDMGNSMSVGLVNVIVATVVSANAGLGAVYLAAVIVSYGLMGLLILKTRIPAVIVTLGFSFIWEGLAVLVSPTPGGICPPWLKKFCTFSVLNIPGPILVGAVAALIAWWVIRRSKYGIVLNALGNNKTVTERSGWSAAAATFTAYVLSGGFVVLSGIYMTSVQGSGDYSSTGAFCMMSIAVFILGGCEFIGAVSSPVGVVIAAFAMTSISTLLTFLKMNTNLQQMVTGLVLIVAMFVKNIVYRNNACSTE